From Bacteroidota bacterium, the proteins below share one genomic window:
- a CDS encoding branched-chain amino acid transaminase — MYYQPNTKVFLNGSFLPATEATTGLYSQTLHYGYGVFEGIRSYHTPHGTSIFKVKEHYERLIYSASKVHIHVPYTVEELTSITYKLLKENNLSDAYIRPLVYCGPNMSLTEGNEINIFICAWEWGKYLGSELLDIGVSSYQRPNPHSCHVEAKVTGHYINSILATCEARSKGYNDALLLDPNGFVAEGSGANFFYEKNGILYTPPKGNILPGITRATMFELCQELGFTLKEKLFTPEDVFNADGAFFTGTAVEVTGLNSLNNIPFVKKWEDTLGARLAKKYKELVTLTEERNVLI, encoded by the coding sequence ATGTACTACCAACCTAACACCAAAGTATTTTTAAACGGCAGTTTTCTGCCAGCCACCGAAGCCACCACCGGCCTCTACTCACAAACCCTTCATTACGGATACGGTGTATTTGAAGGGATAAGAAGTTATCATACACCACATGGCACTAGTATCTTCAAGGTAAAGGAACACTATGAACGGTTAATCTATTCAGCTTCAAAAGTGCATATTCATGTTCCATACACTGTAGAAGAACTAACCTCCATTACCTATAAACTGCTGAAAGAAAACAACCTGAGTGATGCCTACATCCGTCCGCTTGTGTATTGCGGGCCAAATATGTCACTCACCGAAGGAAACGAAATAAATATATTCATCTGCGCTTGGGAATGGGGGAAATATCTAGGATCAGAACTTCTCGATATTGGCGTTTCCAGCTATCAAAGACCGAACCCGCATTCCTGTCATGTGGAAGCCAAAGTTACTGGTCATTATATTAATTCAATATTAGCCACCTGCGAAGCACGTTCAAAAGGATACAACGATGCATTGCTACTTGACCCAAATGGTTTTGTAGCCGAAGGATCAGGTGCAAATTTCTTTTACGAAAAGAACGGAATATTATACACACCACCCAAAGGCAACATACTCCCCGGAATAACCCGTGCTACAATGTTTGAATTATGCCAAGAACTGGGCTTTACGTTAAAGGAAAAACTGTTTACTCCTGAAGATGTATTTAATGCCGACGGTGCATTTTTTACAGGTACTGCGGTAGAGGTAACCGGTTTGAATTCGCTCAACAATATTCCATTTGTAAAAAAATGGGAAGATACACTCGGAGCGCGGCTTGCTAAAAAGTACAAGGAGCTGGTTACATTAACTGAAGAACGAAACGTTCTTATCTGA